A portion of the Avibacterium sp. 20-132 genome contains these proteins:
- a CDS encoding MFS transporter: MSILNFFKASPAIPLKGYTEAMFKSTRMKSFWAFSFAYAIYYVCRLSFNVAKPALVNNNILTPTELGVIGSAIFITYAVGKFVNSAAADHSNIVRYLSVGLFFSALCNFAMGMTTSAIFLTIIWGFNGWVQSMGVGPCVVALSRWYDDKERGSYYGFWSVAHNVGEGITFVVTAAIITTFGWRFGFSFAGIMGLLGVLVAIMFMKDSPAACGFKPIITMDKQTKELDNKEVLKHQWDVIKNPAIWVLAVASCCMYIGRYGVNSWGVFFLENGKGYTTLEAASIISVNSIVGILGTIVSGWLSDRFLQGKRNIMTVVVSLLNALSLAAFLFAPAGNTWLAIAALSVFGITLGIQLCFLGGLLATDISHKSASGIALGMMGVFGYAGAAAGEFLTGYMIDKTTVIDSAGNKIYDFDSLSYFWVGADLLSVIAAIIFSILVVYQTRKSKE, from the coding sequence ATGTCTATTTTAAACTTCTTTAAAGCAAGCCCAGCTATTCCGCTTAAAGGTTATACTGAAGCAATGTTTAAAAGCACAAGAATGAAAAGTTTCTGGGCATTTTCTTTTGCTTATGCTATTTATTATGTTTGTCGTTTATCTTTCAATGTCGCTAAACCTGCCTTAGTAAATAATAATATTTTGACCCCAACGGAACTTGGCGTGATAGGCTCTGCTATTTTTATTACCTATGCTGTTGGTAAGTTTGTAAATAGTGCCGCAGCAGATCATTCTAATATTGTACGTTACCTTTCTGTAGGATTATTTTTCTCTGCACTATGTAATTTTGCAATGGGAATGACGACAAGTGCAATTTTTCTTACCATTATTTGGGGATTTAATGGCTGGGTACAATCAATGGGAGTTGGACCTTGTGTAGTTGCACTTTCACGTTGGTATGATGACAAAGAACGAGGTTCTTACTACGGATTTTGGTCTGTAGCCCATAATGTTGGTGAAGGAATAACTTTCGTCGTTACTGCCGCAATTATTACCACTTTCGGTTGGCGCTTTGGCTTCAGTTTTGCTGGGATTATGGGATTACTGGGTGTGCTAGTTGCAATAATGTTTATGAAAGATTCACCCGCTGCTTGTGGCTTTAAACCTATTATTACAATGGATAAACAAACCAAAGAGTTAGACAATAAAGAAGTATTGAAACATCAATGGGATGTGATTAAAAACCCCGCTATTTGGGTGTTAGCAGTGGCTTCTTGCTGTATGTATATTGGTCGTTATGGTGTAAATAGCTGGGGGGTATTTTTCCTTGAAAATGGAAAAGGTTATACAACATTAGAAGCCGCATCAATCATTAGCGTAAATAGTATTGTTGGAATTTTAGGGACGATCGTTTCAGGTTGGTTATCAGATCGTTTCTTGCAAGGTAAGCGAAATATTATGACGGTCGTAGTGAGTTTACTTAATGCACTTTCTCTTGCCGCATTTTTATTTGCACCAGCAGGTAACACTTGGCTTGCTATTGCCGCACTTTCTGTTTTTGGTATTACTTTAGGTATTCAACTTTGTTTCTTAGGTGGTTTATTAGCAACAGATATTTCCCACAAATCAGCGTCAGGAATTGCATTAGGAATGATGGGCGTTTTTGGTTATGCGGGGGCAGCGGCTGGTGAATTTTTAACAGGTTATATGATTGATAAAACTACGGTGATTGATTCGGCTGGTAATAAAATTTATGATTTCGATTCTCTCTCATATTTCTGGGTAGGGGCTGATTTACTGTCCGTTATTGCTGCAATTATTTTCTCAATTTTGGTTGTATATCAAACGAGAAAATCGAAAGAATGA
- a CDS encoding inositol monophosphatase family protein, producing the protein MNNHIQQRYVFAKELIKNVGEIALSFYLNRDKLNIQHKKGEAQDLVSIADQNVEKEIKTALKIHFPNDGFLGEESGADGLDKDFCWVVDPIDGTSPFLYGLQAWCISIAVLYKQEIVIGLIYDPLHKELFHTMKGEGAFVNEVPLSTSKVISLQEGLVGLGMSHRVPPSMFVPVIDQVLKEGGMFVRNGSGALTLAYVAAGRLIGYFEPHINAWDCLAGILLVQEAGGQTNDFLANDGLLRGNYILASCQGIFNKLESIRTLTF; encoded by the coding sequence ATGAATAACCATATACAGCAGCGTTATGTTTTTGCAAAAGAACTCATTAAGAATGTGGGGGAAATAGCGCTCTCATTTTACTTAAATAGAGATAAACTTAATATTCAACATAAAAAGGGCGAAGCGCAAGATTTAGTAAGCATAGCTGATCAAAATGTTGAAAAAGAGATAAAAACAGCATTAAAAATTCACTTTCCAAATGATGGTTTTTTAGGCGAGGAATCAGGAGCGGATGGACTTGATAAGGACTTTTGTTGGGTGGTTGATCCCATAGATGGCACAAGTCCTTTTTTATATGGTTTACAAGCGTGGTGTATTTCCATTGCGGTGCTTTACAAACAGGAAATCGTCATTGGACTCATTTATGATCCATTACACAAAGAACTTTTTCACACAATGAAAGGTGAAGGGGCTTTTGTGAATGAGGTTCCTTTATCGACATCAAAAGTGATTTCTTTACAAGAAGGATTAGTCGGGTTAGGAATGTCTCATCGTGTTCCGCCGAGTATGTTTGTGCCGGTTATCGATCAGGTATTAAAAGAAGGAGGGATGTTTGTCCGTAATGGTTCAGGCGCATTAACTTTGGCCTATGTTGCCGCAGGTAGACTCATTGGATATTTTGAACCGCATATTAATGCATGGGATTGTCTTGCTGGTATTTTATTAGTTCAAGAAGCTGGTGGCCAAACCAATGATTTTTTAGCCAATGATGGATTACTAAGAGGAAATTATATCCTTGCCAGTTGTCAAGGCATATTTAATAAACTTGAATCTATTCGAACCTTAACTTTTTAG